ACCGACAACAGTAACGGGGCCATCACGGAGTGATCCCCCTCCGCGCAACCGGCGCCAACGGTCAGCGGCAGGAACACCCACGCCCAAAGGCCGTGTTCTTTCGGGAAAACCGGTTTGCGTATGTCGATCATGGCCCCCTTATATACCCATTGTGCGCGCCAAATGCAAAGTTTTTCCCCGGCCGGCGGGCGTCCCGGCTTGGAATCGCCACGCGGCGGCGGGAAAAAAGCGGGGCAATGCGGCTTGGCCGCGGCCGCGCTTGATTTAACCATCCGCTTTTGATATAAATCCATGTTCGAGGAGAGCATGCATATGCGGAAAAAGGACAACGATACGCTGCGGATATTCCTGGCGAAGGAAGTGGCCGAGCTGGTGATTACGCGTTATCCCCACCTTTCGCTCCATGACGTGAAGGGCGCGATGATGAGCGCCGAAGAGTTTATCCTGAACTCTATCCACCGCCATCAAGATGATGCGGCGGAAGGGAAGGATGACCTGCTCTCCGAGTGATATTGTCCCAAAAAAATTGGCCACTCGTCTAATGGTAGGACAGCAGATTCTGGATCTGCCTATCGAGGTTCGAATCCTTGGTGGCCAGCCAATTTTCCCGAAGCGGTTACGCATGGAATCACCTCCCAACGCCCAACGTGTTGATTTTTGCCCGTTTTGCGCGTGGAAAAAGTGTTTCTCCGCCGCGCTCTGCGCTATAATGCGTTCGTGATAATTACCAAACAAAAGCCGTTTGCCGAAATCATGAAGGGAGTGCGCGGCGCGAAATCCCTCTTCATTTTCGGTTGCGGCGATTGCGCCACGCTTTGCCGCACCGGCGGAGAGGCGGAGATCGCCGACATGACCCAAAAGCTGGCCGCCGAAGGGGTGGCCGTTGTTGGCGGCACCGTGCCGCACACCACCTGCCACGAGCTGGATGTGCAGCGCATCGCGCGGCAGCACAAAGAAGAAATAGGCAAAAGCGACGCCATCCTTGTGCTCGCCTGCGGGGCGGGAATCCAGGCGGTGGGGGATTCGCTGGACAAGCCGGTTATCAGCGGCTGTGATTCGCTCTTCATCGGCAACTCGAAACGCCAGATGAATTTTTACGAAAAATGCAGCGCCTGCGGCGACTGCGTGCTGAACGAAACCGCGGGGCTTTGCCCGGAAACCCGCTGCCCCAAGGGGCTGCTGAACGGCCCGTGCGGCGGCGCGGTGCGCGGCATGTGTGAAGTTGACCAGACCAACAAATGCGTTTGGATAGAGATATACGAACGCCTTAAAAGCCAAGGGCGTCTCGACGATCTGATGGAAATAACCGCTCCCAAAGAACGGAGCAAGGCGAACATGCCGCACAAGATCGAACCGCCCGCCCGCCACGGGAAATAAGCCGCACCATGTCGAAGTTTCAAGAAAGCCTCAACCGGTTCTCCATCACCGCCGAGATACCGCCGCCCAAAGGGGCCGACGTATCGCAATTCCTGCGCATCGCCGAGAAAGTGGCCAACCGCGTGGACGGCGTGAACGTTACCGACAACCAGCGCGGCATGATGCGGATGTCAGCGCTCGTATTCAGCAAGTTTATCAAAGACGCCGGCTGCGAGCCGATCTTGCAGGTAACCTGCCGCGACCGGAACCGCCTGGCCTTGCAGAGCGATATGCTGGGCGCGATGGCATTCGGTATCGAGAACGTCTGCGTGATGACCGGCGATTTCCCGACGATGGGGGACAATCCGGACGCCCGGCCGGTGTACGACCTCGACAGCGTGCAACTCATCAAGGCCGCCAACGATCTCGCGCGCGGCGTGGCGATGAACGGCAAGCCGGTTAAAAGCGTGCGCCCCTTTTTCACCGGCGGCGTCATCAATCCCTTCTACGAGCCGTTCGATCTGGAACTGCTCAAGACGAAAAAGAAAATCGCCGCCGGCGCGAAGTTTTTCCAGACGCAGCCGTTCTTCGACATCCCGTCGGTGGAAAAATTCCTCGCTTCGGTGAAAGGGCTGGATGCGGCGTTCCTTATCGGCGTTACCCCGCTGAAAGGGGAGAAGATGATTACGTTCCTCAACGAGAAGGTGCTCACCACCCCCATTCCCGCCGAAGTGGCGGCGCGCATCACCGGCGCGGCCGATCAGGCGCGCGAGGGGCTGTTGGCGGCGGCGGAATTTGTGAACGCCATGCGCAAGATCGCGCGCGGCGTCCACCTCATGCCGATAGGGCAGGAGGAAAGCCTGCCGCTGCTGCTGGACATGATAGAGGCGGGGAAATGAGCAACGCGGCGCTGAATAAAAAACCGGCGTGGCTGCGCAAGCAGTTGGGGTTCGGCGCAACCGCCGCGCTGAAGGCGGAACTGCGCGGGAAAAACCTGCACACCGTCTGCGAAAGCGCCAAATGCCCCAACATCGGCGACTGCTTTTCGCGGAAAACCGCCACATTCCTGATTTTGGGAAACGCCTGCACCCGCACATGCGCGTTCTGCGCGGTGGATAAGGGAAACGCCACGCCGCCCGACCCGCGCGAACCGGAGAACGTGGCCCGCATGGTGAAAGAGATGGGGCTTCGATATGTGGTGATCACCAGCGTCACGCGCGACGACCTGCCGGATGGCGGAGCGGCGCACTATGTGGCGGTCATGCGCGCCGTGCGCCGCGAAAATCCCGGCGTGCTGGTCGAGCTGTTGGTTCCCGACTTTGCAGGGAACTGGAACGCGCTGGACATGGTACTGGCGGAGCGCCCGGACGTTTTGAACCACAATGTTGAAACGGTTCCGCCGCTGTATCCCCGCATCCGCCCAAAAGCCGATTTCGGGATGTCGCTTAACGTGTTGCGGCGCGCGGCGGGATGCGGCCTCACCGCCAAATCGGGTATCATGGTTGGCTTGGGCGAGACGGAGGCCGAGCTTATCGCCGCCTTCGCCCCGCTGAAAGAAGCCGGCGTGCGGATACTGACGCTGGGACAATATCTTGCCCCTTCGCGCAACCATGCGCCGGTGGTAAGGTATTACGAAGAAGAGTTTTACGGACGGATGGCCCGCGCGGCGCGGGCGGCCGGCATTGAAAAAGTATTTGCCGGACCTTTTGTGAGGAGTTCGTACATGGCGGAAAAGGTTGGTGCGTTGTGAATTTTAATTTTCCACGGATAAAACGGCTTCCCCCTTACATACTGGCGGAGGTGACGCGCCTCAAGATGGAGGCGCGCCAACGCGGGGAAGACATCATCGATTTCGGCATGGGCAATCCGGATCAGCCCACCCCCGATTTCATCGTCGAAAAAATGATCGAGGCGACCCGCAAAGGGCATAACCACCGCTACTCCGCCTCGAAGGGGATCAACAAACTGCGGCTCGCCGTCACCGATTGGTACAAGCGCCGCTACGGCGTCGATCTCAACAAAGACAGCGAAGTGGTGGTGACCATCGGCTCGAAGGAAGGGATTTCGCACCTCGCGCTCGCCTGCTTCGGGCCCGGCGACAACGTGCTGGTGCCCACCCCCACGTACTCCATCCACACCTACGCCATCGTCATAGCGGGGGCCGATGTCATCAGCGTGCCGCTCACCGGCGGCAAGGATTTCCTTGAAAGCTGCGTGGAGGCATACAACCGCTCTTGGCCGCGGCCGAAGGCGTTGGTGATAAACTTCCCGCATAACCCGACCACCGCGACGGTGGAGCAGGAATTTTTCGAACGGGTGGTGAAATTCGCCAAGGAAAACGAGGTGATGATCATCCACGATCTCGCTTACACCGATATCGTGTTCGACGGCTACAAGGCCCCCAGCTTTCTCGCCACACCCGGCGCGAAAGAGGTGGGGGTGGAGATATTCACGCTCTCCAAGAGTTATAATATGCCCGGTTGGCGCGTCGGCTTCGTCTGCGGGAACAAGGAGATGGTGCAGGCGCTCACCTATCTCAAGGGGTACCTCGACTACGGCATGTTCCAGCCGATCCAGATCGCCAGCATCATCGCCCTCAACAAGGGGGACGAGGCGTCGAAGGAGATTGCCGCCATGTATCAGGAGCGGCGCGACGTGCTCTGCGACGGGCTTAACCGGATCGGCTGGCACGTGGAAAAACCGAAGGCGACCATGTTCGTCTGGGCCAGGATACCGGAAAAATTCCGCGCGATGGGTTCCCTCGAATTCGGCAAGCTGCTGCTGAAAGAGGCGAAGGTCGCCGTTACCCCCGGCATCGGTTTCGGCCGCGAAGGGGATGAATATGTCCGTTTCGCGTTGGTGGAAAATGAACACCGCACCCGGCAGGCGATCCGCGGCATTAAGGGAATCCTTTCATGAAAACCATCGGCGTCGGCCTGCTTGGCTGCGGCGTGGTCGGCTCGGCCGTGGCGAGGCTGGTGGGCGAAAACGCCGATGCCATCGCCGCCCGCTGTGGCGCGCGGTTTGAGATACGCAAAATCGCGGTGAAAAACCGGCGCAAGAAGCGCCCCGGCGTCAACCCAAAACTGTTTGCGTCCGTTGACGAGGTGGTCTCGTCGCCGGATGTCGATCTGGTTGTGGAGCTGATGGGAGGGGAAAAAGAGGCGTTCCGCGCCATTAAAAAAGCCATTGCCAACAAAAAACATGTCGTCACCGCCAACAAGTTGCTGCTGGCAAAGCGGGGCGAAGGGATTTTTTCCGATGCCATCGCCGCCGGCGTGGAGATCGGCTTCGAGGCGGCCGTGGCCGGCGCCGTGCCGGTAATCCGCACACTCAAAGAGGCGGTCGCCAGCGGCGCGGTGCGTTCCGTCCAAGGCATCATCAACGGTACCAGCAACTACATTCTCACCAGCATGAAGGACGGCACCGTCAACTTCGCCGACGCGCTGGCCGCGGCCCAAAAGCTGGGCTACGCCGAAGCCGATCCCGCGTTCGACGTGGAGGGAACCGATGCCGCCCACAAAGTGGCAATTTTGGCGAGCCTCGCTTTCGGTTCGCCGGTCGATTTTTCAAAAGTCCACATTGAAGGCATTACCCGGCTCGCGCCGGAGGATTTCGAGTTCGCCCGGCAGTTCGGCCGGGTGATCAAGCTTTTGGCCATCGCGCGGATGGAAGGGAAAAAACTCGACGTGCGGGTACACCCCGTCATGGTCGCCGCCGCGAGGCCCATCGCCGCCGTTAATGGCGTAACCAACGCCGTGGAGATCGACGTGAGCGACGCGGGGCGGCTGATGCTGATCGGTCCCGGCGCGGGGGGGAACGCAACCGCCAGCGCCGTCATCGCCAACATGGCGGATATAGCGCGCGACATGATTTTGGGAGCCGTCGGGCGGATAAGCCCGTTCGGCTTTATGGACCGCGCCCGCAAAAAGCTGCCGATGATGCCGGTCGACGAAGTAACCGGCGGCTATTATCTCCGTTTCACGGTGGAGGATAAGCCGGGAGTTTTGGCCACCATGGCCGGGATTTTGGGGGATAATGGAATCAGCATCGATTCGGTGATCCAGAAGGGGCGCTCCGGCGGCGTGGTGCCGCTGGTGATCCTTACCCATGGCGCGAAAGAACGCGCCGTGCGGATCGCCGTGGAGAAGATTAACAAATTGCGCAGCACCCGGAACAAGGCGATGATCATCCGCCTCGATGACGGAGAATAAACATCATGGGCATTAAACGGATCATCCTGCTCGGCGACGGCATGCCGGACGAGCCGATAGAGGCGCTGGGGGGCAAGACTCCGTTGCAGGCGGCCCGCACCCCGAATATGGATCGGATGGCGAAGGAGGGAACCGTCGGCTGGGTAAAAACCACGCCGGACGGCTATTACCCCGGCAGCGATGTGACCAATATGGGAATTTTGGGGTACGACCCGAAAAAATTCTACACCGGCCGCGCCTCGTTGGAAGCCGCTGCCATGGGAATCAATCTCGGCTCCAGCGATGTGGCGTACCGCTGCAATCTCGTCACGCTGGAACCAAGCGCCGAAGGGGTCATCATGGCCGATTCTACGGCCGGTCACATTGAGACCGATATCGCCGGGCAGATGGTTCACGATCTCGACGTTTTCTTCGGCGGCGATTCCGACGTGCGCTTCCATCCGGGCGTGAGCTACCGCCACCTGATGGTCTGGAATAACGGGTCGGTGGACGTGAAATGCACCCCGCCACACGACATCAGCGGCCAGAACATTAAAAATTACCTGCCGCAGGGATCGGGGGCGGAAAAGCTGCGCCACATCACCGGCGAGGCGCAGATTTTTTTAAAGAACCACCCGCTCAACAAAGAGCGCGTAAAAGCGAAAAAACCGGCGGCGAACTCCATCTGGCTCTGGGGGCAGGGGAAAGCCCCCGCCATTCCGAAGCTCAAGGATTTCCGCGGGCTTACCGGCAGCATGATCTCAGCCGTCGATCTTATGAAGGGTATCGGCGTTCTGGCGGGGATGGATGTAATCAATGTCCCCGGCGCCACCGGCTACATTGATACCAATTACGCCGGAAAGGCGCAGGCCGCCATCGACGCGCTGAAGGAAAAGGATCTCGTCTACATCCACATTGAAGCGCCGGATGAATCAAGCCACGCCGGTTCGCTGGAGAACAAGGTCAAGGCGATAGAGGACTTTGATGCAAAGATCGTCGGCCCGCTGCTGGAGGTCATAAAGAAACTAAACGGACGGGCGATGGTGCTTTCCGACCATCCTTGCCCCCTTTCCATCATGACGCATTCACGCGGCGAGGTGCCGTTCGCCATCTGGCCCGCTATCGGCGAGGGCGGACCGGCGGAGGCGTACGATGAAAGTATCGTCGGCAGGAACGGCGGCCTGTATTACGACGAAGCGCCGAAACTTTTCGAGAGGTTCATAAAGGAATAATTTTCCGGGAGCCGCCGATGCCGATTGATCCGGGCCTGGCCATTCTGAAAAAAAGCGGGCTTATCTGCCCGTTCATGACGACGCCGGAGCAATATGGGTTGGAGACCCCGCCGGAGATTCCCTTCTTCTGCTGGTTCAAGGCACAAAACATCGCGGGGGAAGGCGGCCGGCTGGAACCGCTCTTCGCCGAATGTGAGTTCACCGCCGATTTCGATTCCTGCCCCATCTACCAGACCAACGCCCCCCCGCTGTAGGCGAGATTAACAAGGCGTTAAAAAAAACCGTGTCATCCTGAGCCGCGGGCGAGGGAGGGGCGGAGCGAAGATGCGGCGGCGAAATGCAATGGAGCCGGCCGCGTACAAACCCCGCCGCGGAAATGCAAGGGTGAGCATAACGAAAAATCCCTTTCGGTTGTCATCCTGAGCGCAGCGAAGGATCTCTTTCCGGAAAGGGGTACTTCGCCTTCGGCTCAGGATGACATCCGGATGAACCACGAATGGCGCGAAGAAATAAAACAATTATCCTTTTTGATTTTTCCCCCATTCCCTTTCGTGCCCTTCGTGTTATTCGTGGTAAAGAATCTCCGCATGGGATGTGGTAAAACTGTGCGGATGGAGACTATCACCCGCATCGCGCGCAACCGGGAGTTGCACCGCCTCGCGCCGCGTTGGATTGAACGCGCCGCCCAGGCCTCATTCGCGCCGGACCGGGCGCTGGTCAATTTTTCCCGCTTCATCGAAAAGGTGGAAGAGATCAACCCGCGGCTGCTGACCCACTTCACCAAGCGCAACATCCCATGGATAGCCGCGCTCTTTTCCGGCAGCCAGGCGCTCACCGACATGGCGATGCGCGACCCGGAGTTGCTGTTCTGGTGTCTCCAGCCGGGGGTGCTGCACTCCATCCGTTTCAAGCGCGATATGCGCCACGAACTGGCGCAGATGCACGCCCGGTTCCCCGACCCGAAGGAAGCGCTCATTCACTTCAAGAACCACGAATTGCTCCGCATCGGCTGGCGCGATCTGCTGAAGTGGGCCGACACGGTGGAGACGATAGAAGACCTTTCGCGGCTTGCCGACGTGGCCATAGAGGGGGCGATGGCGGTGGCGGAAAGCGAGATGACCGAACGCTTTGGCCGTCCGCTGCATCCGGATGGTTCTTTCGGGCGTTTTATCGTGCTCGGGATGGGAAAGCTGGGCGGGCGCGAGCTCAACTTCAGCTCTGACATCGACCTGATCTACTTCCATGATGATGACGAGGGGGAGACGGAAGGGGGCGCCGGAAAAACCGGAATGGAGCGCCAAAAAATAAGCCTGCGCGAATATTGGACGCGCCTGGCGCAGCGGATGACCAATCTGCTCAACGACATCGGGCCGCACGGGAACGTCTATCGCGTGGATATGAACCTCCGCCCCGAAGGGAGCCGCGGCCCGCTGACCTGTTCGCTGGCGGCGGCCGAATTTTACTATGAATCGTGGGGGCAGCCATGGGAACGGCAAATGATGATCAAGGCCCGCGTGGTCGCCGGCAACGAAAGCCTCGCCGACGAGTTCCACGCCATGATCCGCCCGTTCGTATACCGCAAGTCGATGGATTTTTCCGCCTTGCGCGACATCCAGGCGATGAAGGAAAAAATAGACAAACATCTGAAAACCGGCAAGGACCGCTACCACAATAATGTGAAGCTGGGCAAAGGGGGCATACGCGAAATCGAATTCGTCATTCAGGCCCACCAGCTTATATACGGCGGCAAGATGCCGTGGTTCGCCGAGACCAACTCGCTCAAGGCGCTGCACCGCATCTTCGAGCGGGGGCTGATGGGTTACGGCACTTACGCCAAATTGGCCGATGCGCTTCTGTTTTTGCGCGACCTGGAAAACCGGATGCAGATCGCCTACGGCCGCCAGGTGCAGATACTCCCCGAAGGTGACGGCCTGAAAGAGCTGGCGCTGAAAATGAATCTCGCCGG
This region of Nitrospinota bacterium genomic DNA includes:
- the lipA gene encoding lipoyl synthase; this translates as MSNAALNKKPAWLRKQLGFGATAALKAELRGKNLHTVCESAKCPNIGDCFSRKTATFLILGNACTRTCAFCAVDKGNATPPDPREPENVARMVKEMGLRYVVITSVTRDDLPDGGAAHYVAVMRAVRRENPGVLVELLVPDFAGNWNALDMVLAERPDVLNHNVETVPPLYPRIRPKADFGMSLNVLRRAAGCGLTAKSGIMVGLGETEAELIAAFAPLKEAGVRILTLGQYLAPSRNHAPVVRYYEEEFYGRMARAARAAGIEKVFAGPFVRSSYMAEKVGAL
- a CDS encoding aminotransferase class I/II-fold pyridoxal phosphate-dependent enzyme, which gives rise to MNFNFPRIKRLPPYILAEVTRLKMEARQRGEDIIDFGMGNPDQPTPDFIVEKMIEATRKGHNHRYSASKGINKLRLAVTDWYKRRYGVDLNKDSEVVVTIGSKEGISHLALACFGPGDNVLVPTPTYSIHTYAIVIAGADVISVPLTGGKDFLESCVEAYNRSWPRPKALVINFPHNPTTATVEQEFFERVVKFAKENEVMIIHDLAYTDIVFDGYKAPSFLATPGAKEVGVEIFTLSKSYNMPGWRVGFVCGNKEMVQALTYLKGYLDYGMFQPIQIASIIALNKGDEASKEIAAMYQERRDVLCDGLNRIGWHVEKPKATMFVWARIPEKFRAMGSLEFGKLLLKEAKVAVTPGIGFGREGDEYVRFALVENEHRTRQAIRGIKGILS
- a CDS encoding homoserine dehydrogenase — encoded protein: MKTIGVGLLGCGVVGSAVARLVGENADAIAARCGARFEIRKIAVKNRRKKRPGVNPKLFASVDEVVSSPDVDLVVELMGGEKEAFRAIKKAIANKKHVVTANKLLLAKRGEGIFSDAIAAGVEIGFEAAVAGAVPVIRTLKEAVASGAVRSVQGIINGTSNYILTSMKDGTVNFADALAAAQKLGYAEADPAFDVEGTDAAHKVAILASLAFGSPVDFSKVHIEGITRLAPEDFEFARQFGRVIKLLAIARMEGKKLDVRVHPVMVAAARPIAAVNGVTNAVEIDVSDAGRLMLIGPGAGGNATASAVIANMADIARDMILGAVGRISPFGFMDRARKKLPMMPVDEVTGGYYLRFTVEDKPGVLATMAGILGDNGISIDSVIQKGRSGGVVPLVILTHGAKERAVRIAVEKINKLRSTRNKAMIIRLDDGE
- a CDS encoding methylenetetrahydrofolate reductase, with the protein product MSKFQESLNRFSITAEIPPPKGADVSQFLRIAEKVANRVDGVNVTDNQRGMMRMSALVFSKFIKDAGCEPILQVTCRDRNRLALQSDMLGAMAFGIENVCVMTGDFPTMGDNPDARPVYDLDSVQLIKAANDLARGVAMNGKPVKSVRPFFTGGVINPFYEPFDLELLKTKKKIAAGAKFFQTQPFFDIPSVEKFLASVKGLDAAFLIGVTPLKGEKMITFLNEKVLTTPIPAEVAARITGAADQAREGLLAAAEFVNAMRKIARGVHLMPIGQEESLPLLLDMIEAGK
- a CDS encoding methylenetetrahydrofolate reductase C-terminal domain-containing protein; this encodes MIITKQKPFAEIMKGVRGAKSLFIFGCGDCATLCRTGGEAEIADMTQKLAAEGVAVVGGTVPHTTCHELDVQRIARQHKEEIGKSDAILVLACGAGIQAVGDSLDKPVISGCDSLFIGNSKRQMNFYEKCSACGDCVLNETAGLCPETRCPKGLLNGPCGGAVRGMCEVDQTNKCVWIEIYERLKSQGRLDDLMEITAPKERSKANMPHKIEPPARHGK
- a CDS encoding cofactor-independent phosphoglycerate mutase — translated: MKRIILLGDGMPDEPIEALGGKTPLQAARTPNMDRMAKEGTVGWVKTTPDGYYPGSDVTNMGILGYDPKKFYTGRASLEAAAMGINLGSSDVAYRCNLVTLEPSAEGVIMADSTAGHIETDIAGQMVHDLDVFFGGDSDVRFHPGVSYRHLMVWNNGSVDVKCTPPHDISGQNIKNYLPQGSGAEKLRHITGEAQIFLKNHPLNKERVKAKKPAANSIWLWGQGKAPAIPKLKDFRGLTGSMISAVDLMKGIGVLAGMDVINVPGATGYIDTNYAGKAQAAIDALKEKDLVYIHIEAPDESSHAGSLENKVKAIEDFDAKIVGPLLEVIKKLNGRAMVLSDHPCPLSIMTHSRGEVPFAIWPAIGEGGPAEAYDESIVGRNGGLYYDEAPKLFERFIKE